The Budorcas taxicolor isolate Tak-1 chromosome 25, Takin1.1, whole genome shotgun sequence genome includes a region encoding these proteins:
- the GAL gene encoding galanin peptides produces MPRGSVLLLASLLLAAALSATLGLGSPVKEKRGWTLNSAGYLLGPHAVDNHRSFHDKHGLAGKRELEPEDEARPGSFDRPLADNNVVRTIIEFLTFLHLKDAGVLEHLPSLPTAESAGDAERS; encoded by the exons ATGCCCAGAGGCTCCGTCCTCCTGCTCGCCTCCCTGCTCCTCGCTGCGGCCCTTTCAGCCACCCTGGGCCTCGGGTCACCG gtgaaggagaagagaggcTGGACCCTGAACAGCGCCGGCTACCTTCTCGGACCAC ATGCCGTCGACAACCACAGGTCATTTCACGACAAGCATGGCCTCGCCGGCAAGCGGGAACTCGAGCCTGAAGACGAAGCCCGGCCAG GAAGCTTTGACAGACCGCTGGCGGATAACAACGTTGTGCGCACGATAATAGAGTTTCTGACTTTCCTGCATCTCAAAG ACGCCGGGGTCCTGGAGCACCTGCCCAGTCTCCCCACAGCAGAGTCCGCAGGAGACGCCGAGCGGTCCTGA